The Litoribacterium kuwaitense genomic interval TCAATTAAAGACGTACTTGACCGAAAGCCAATTCATCTCCACCTCATCGCTGGGATGTCACCCTTCACACGCTTGAAGATGGAGACTTCTTGGCAAAAAACGTTAAATAGTACATAAGATTACAAGAAAAAATGCAGAACCTTGCGAGAGATCGTTGTTGGCTGATTCACTTTTGTTTTTGCCTCGGCATTTCGATGTACATCTGAAACACTGAGTCCACGTTATCCTATTTTTTAACAATCGCGTCTTTTAATCCTGGAAATGTCATGTTAGGAATGCATACACACTCAACGCCCCTTACTCTTTTGGTTTTAATCGACTTAAGTGTAGTAAAGACAGGACAGGGGAGCTTATGTGTCTTTTTTCTTAAACCCCAAATAATATTGTAGAGCTGTTTAACAAGCAAATATTATAAAAACGGAACTTCCACGAATTAGGAAGTTCCATATTTTTAAGTCATATTCATATTAAAATTTAGTTTAAATACGTACTATAGCGCCGCTCAAGATATTCTTGTAAAACGGACATTAGAGAACAGATGCCCCAGTAAATCAAGGCAACAACAATTAAGGAAGTCATAAAATCAAACTCTTTCGCGCCAAAAATCCTTGCGCGGTGTAAAAGTTCAGGAACTGTGATCATTGCTGCTAAGGAAGATGCTTTTGTTAAATCGAGCAGTACATTTGTTAAAGGGGGGATAGCGACACGAGTGGCTTGAGGCAAAATAATATAAAATAACGTTTGCCAATAACTAAAATTAAGTGCTCGAGCCGCTTCCCATTGGCCTTCATCAATGGAACTAAGTGCTGAACGGTTAATTTCAGCGATATAGGCAGCACTATTTATACTAAAACCGATGATAGCCGCGACAACGGCTGTAAATTGAATGCCGATTACAGGAAAACCAAAATATAAAATGAACAAGATCACTAAAATTGGCACACCACGCATAAACGAGATATACATGCGCGCAGGCCAACGTAGCAGTTTTCTCTTAGATGTACGCATTAATGCTAAAAACAGTCCAAGGAAAAGACCGAGCACCATACTAATAATGGAAATGAGTAGGGTATAGCCGAGTCCTTGAATAATATAGGGCAAGGCTTCAACGGCGACATTTGGGTCAAAAAGACGTTCCCAGTGAATATGTTCCATACAGCAGATCCTTATTCAAAATCGATGTTAGGTGGCTCGGAAACATCGGCACCATCAAAGAATTTTTTAGACAGCGCTGTGATCGTCCCATCGTCTTTCATATCTTCAAGAGCGCCATTGACTTCTTCAATCAGCTTGTTATTGTCCTTTTTCATAATGATGGCTTGGTCATTTGGCATGTAAAACAGGTCTGGGTGAACTGTAATATTGAAGTCAGGATAATTTTTGACTGCCAACCGTTGTAAATAATAGTCATTTAAGATAATATCGGTCCGTCCGTTGGAAACATCACGCAAATACTCTTCATTTGTCGCATTGTCATAAGTGACAGGTTCCGCACCGTATTGTTCGGCTAGATCCATATAGATGGTTGTCGCTGCGCCTGCAGCTTTTTTTCCTTGCAAATCTTCAAAGGTTTTAATCCTCGATAGGTCATCCTTCCGAACAACGGCCCCGCCATAAGAATATTTAATCGGATGAGAAAATGAGAATTTTTCCTTTCGCTCGTCAGTAATAGCAATATCATTCGCAGCCATGTCAACCGTACTGTTTTCAACAGCTGATAACATTCCGGCAAAGCCCATTTCGGTAAATTCGACCTCTACATCTAAACGTGACGCGACTTCGCGCACGACCTCAACTTCATAGCCCGTTAACCCATCTGTATCATCGTGATAGGACGCAGGATACAATGTACCGGATGTGGCCACCTTTAGTGTGCCTCGTTCCTTAATGGAATCTAAGGCAGACGATTCTTCCGTCACGACGGAACAGGCTGTTAATGCGAATAACGTCAGTAAAACAGCTAAGCTAACAAACACACTCTTCACTTGTCGCATGATGATCCCCTCTTTTTCTTGATGATCCGTGAATAAATACTATACATCGCTAAAGAGTATCGCACACACTGTTCAGGAATTCAATAAAAACCGATTAATCTGCCCTGTTTTTAAAGGTATATATTATAAGGGAAGAGAGGAAGTTGGAAGATAAGAGACAGAAGCCTATCTTCGCAAGACGATGAACGATTGCAATCGTGCGTCTTGCTGGCGTATGATCTAAAGCTCGAAATGTATTGGCAAATGACAAAGTTTTGCGCAACTGATGATGAACAGGATGGAAATGTACCGTTATTTCATTGATGTACCTTCTGTCATTTCGTTCTTTGTTTTAAAGGGATTTAGCCGAATTGTACCATTACATCTGTCATTGTACCTAGCCGGATTTTGGAGCTGAATGCTATAGTTGATTCTATATTGAAAGCGCTCACATTATTGTGTGAACGACATTTTTCAAACAATCTATGCAGAAAAGGAGAGATGACATGAAGGCGACGGAAGCACCGGAAGTCGTAACGAAAATAAAAAAACAAGTCTCGCGTTACAAGCGAAGCGAAGCTGGAAAAAGCATTGGCAATTTTACTTGCTTGTGTTGCCACCTGTTCTTTATTTTTTAATTTTTAAGTATATTCCGATGTTTGGGGCGATTATCGCATTTAAGGACTACAATGTTGTCCAAGGTGCTTTAGGAAGTCCCTGGGCGGGGACGAAGCACTTTGAGTTGTTTTTTAACAACCCTCAGGCTTGGACACTCATTAAAAACACATTCTTATTAAGTTTATATGGTGTGTTGGTTAATTTTCCATTACCTATCTTACTAGCCATTGGTTTAAATGAAGTTCGCTCAAAAATGTTTAAACGTTCTGTGCAAATGATTACGTACGCCCCGTATTTTATTTCCACCGTTATTATTGTCTCAATGATGATGCTTCTTTTAGCACCTCGTCTTGGGATTTTAAACAACCTCCTAGGGTTATTTGGCCTAGAAGCAATTAATTTCCTGGGAAATGCGGATTTGTTCAGGTCGATCTTCGTCTGGTCGGATGCGTGGCAAAATACTGGATATGCTGCGATCATTTATTTGGCAGCACTTGCTGGAATTAACCCTGCGCTTTATGAAGCTGCTAAGGTCGATGGTGCATCAAGAATACAAAAGATAATCAACATTGATTTACCAGGAATATTACCTGCAGCATCTGTCATTTTAATTTTAAGTGTTGGAAACTTAATGGCCATCGGTTTTGAAAAGGTCTATTTGCTACAAAATCCACTCAATTTAGAGACGTCTGAAGTGTTGGCGACTTATGTTTATAAAATAGGTCTATTAAACGCCAACTTTAGCTTTGCGACAGCCGTTGGTCTGTTTAACTCAGTTGTTAACTTAGCTTTACTCGTAGCGGTCAATTTCTTAGCACGTCGAGTCACAGGGAACAGCTTATGGTAAATGTCACAAAACGAGGTGAAAAAATGCAAGCAGCACGTTCACAACGAGTGAAAGAGTCGGCGAGTGACCGCGTTTTTTTAATCATTGTTTATACCATTTTATCAATTGTCGCTTTGTCAATTTTGTATCCGCTTATTTATATTGTCAGTTCGTCATTGAGTAGTCCGCTCGCTGTTACATCAGGGCGTGTTTGGCTCTGGCCGGTCGAATTCTCGCTAGAAGGATACCAAGCCGTTTTAGGAAGCAGTAAGGTGGTTCTAGGGTATGCAAACTCTTTATTTTATACCGTGTTTGGAACACTTATTGCGGTAACACTGACGGTGCTGATCGCGTATCCACTCTCAAGGAGAAGTTTTTTTGGCCGGACGTTTCTCATGTTTTTTATTCTGTTCACGATGCTGTTCACTGGAGGACTCATTCCAGAATATCTCGTCGTGCAAAACTTAGGAATGGTTGATACGCGGTGGGCACTCTTAATTCCAAAAGCGATTGCTGTTTGGCAAGTCATCATCGCTCGTACTTTCTTCCAAACGAGTATTCCAGAAGAGCTTGTGGAAGCAAGTGAAATGGACGGCTGTAGTGACATCCGCTTTTTATGGTCGGTTGTGCTGCCGTTGGCGAAGCCAATCATTGCTGTTCTTGTGCTCATGTATGCGATTATGCAGTGGAATTCGTACTTCGACGCCTTGATCTATTTGAAGTCAGAAGCATTGTATCCACTACAGCTCGTTCTCCGAAACATTTTAATATTAAATACAGATTCAAGCAGTTTAATGGACGCGAGTGAAATGATGGAAAGGCAACGTTTGGCAGAATTGATGAAGTATTCATTAATTGTCGTTGCGAGTCTCCCAGTGTTAATGATTTATCCGTTTGTCCAAAAGTACTTTATGAAAGGTATGCTCATTGGCTCGGTGAAAGGATAGGCTGATTATCGTTATAGGATTTTTCAGATTTTTAAATTTAATATAGTGGACATTGATGGTGTTCGTCAGTGCTCATGAAAGGAGTGTTCAAGATGGCGTTATCTTTTAAGAAAATAGGTGTGTTGCTCTTTTTTGTCCTCATATTGACAGCGTGTGGGAATGAAGGGAGCACAAATGAGGCTGCGACAACAGAAGGCGGGAAGGTAAAGTTGAGTGTGTTTGCCCCTCAAGGAGCGGAAACGGATTTAGAGACCAACCTGATTTCGAAAAAGATGGAGGAAGAATTTAACATTGACTTCACTTGGCAAACGACGACTTATGACGCTGGGGCCGCTAGTGAAAAACGACAAATCTCGTTGGCGAGTGGTGATTATCCCGATGCGTATATGTTGATTCCGTGGGTCGATCAATTTTCGCAAGATGAGCTGTTAAAGTACGGACAACAAGGCGTGCTTGTCCCGCTAAACGATTTGATAGAAGAGCACGCTCCGAACCTCCAAAAAGCGTTTGAACAGGAGCCTGATTTTAAAGCGATGGCGACGTCACCTGATGGCAACATCTATGGCTTGCCGCAATGGAATGATTGTTTTCATTGCACATATCCTGAAAAAATGTGGGTCAATACAGAATGGCTTGACACACTAGGATTAGAAATGCCTACAACTCCTGAAGAATTAAAAGAAGTGATGATTGCATTTAAAAATGAAGATCCAAATGGCAATGGAAAAGCTGATGAAATTCCTCTCAGTGGTTATGTCGATCAGTTGCCAGTAAGGTACCTTATGAACGCTTTTGAATATTACCATAGTAAAGTTGAACCGCCATTATTGTTAAAGGACGGAAAAGTATCTTTTGCAGTGACGACTGATGGCTGGAAAGACGGGCTGAAATATATGGCTGAGCTTTATGAATTAGGTTTAATTGACCCTGGGACGTTTACACAAAATGCCGATGCGTTAGTTCAATTGGGGAATAATGCAGAAGCTAATATTCTCGGCTTAGGAAATGGCGCCCACCCAGCTATTTTTACAAATGATGAAGATCGACTACATGCTGATATTTATCAGCCATTACCACCGCTCAAAGGTTCGAAAAATTATGCCACTTATGAGTTTCCTAGTAAGCCAGGGGCTACGTTTGTCTTAACGAATAACTCGAGTGAAGAGGCACGTGTTGCTGCGATTAAGATGATTGATTCTATTTTCACGGTAGAAGGGATGTTAAATACTCATTTTGGGCAGGAAGGTACTGGATGGCGGAAGGCTAAAGAGGGAGATGTTGCTTTAAATGAAAACGTTGAACCGATCTTTAAGAACTTAACGGAAAATCCAGATGAAGAGGCTGTGAAGAATGCTGCCTGGGGATCACTAGGTCAGTATTGGCACTTCAGAGGTCTACGAGATGCAGATGCGCAAGGAACAGATATTTATGACAGTACTGGATACGAACGACGATTGCAGGAGGCGACATTGTTGTACGAAGGGAATGAACCGCCTGAGGGTGAGTTATTTCCATATTGGAAGTTATGGATCGAGCCATCTGTCGCGAATGAGCTCGCTATGCTGAAAACCAATATCATTGACTATATCGATCAAAACATGGTGCAGTTTATCACCGGAGCGAAGGATATTGATGCTGATTGGGATTCCTATGTGAAGGGATTAGAACAATTAAACTCATCAAGATATTTGGAAATTATGCAGTCAGCCTACGATCAGTTGGAAGAAGGTTCATAACGATGAGACATCTCACCAGTTAGTAAAAGCAGAGGGGGATATTTTCTCTCTCGATGGCAGGCTAACTGGTAGATGATTTAATTTTGTGAAATGTAAGTAGGCGAATCGAAGAATTAGAAGGGGCTGTAAATCGATGACTACATGGTGGCAAATGAGACCCAAAATATTGATACTACTCGTAGTTCTAGGATTATTTATTTTGCAAGGTTGTAGTGATAACGCTACGTCTGAAGAGGCTCAAACGACAGAAGATGGTCCAGTCAAGCTTAGTATTTTTGCTCCTCAAGGTCCGGAATCGGATTTACAAACGAACGAAAATACTTTGCTAATGGAAGATAAATTTAATCTTGATATTACTTGGGAAACAACGACATACGATTCTGGCGCAGCGAGTGAGAAACGACAAATTTCGTTAGCGAGTGGTGATTACCCGGACGCTTATATGCTCATACCATGGGTAGATCAGTTTTCTCAAGATGAATTGATTAAATATGGAAATCAAGGCGTTCTGTTGCCTTTAAATGATTTGATTGAAGAACATGCGCCGAATATTCAAAAAGCGTTTGAAGAGGAGCCAGACTTAAAAGCAATGGCAACAGCACCAGATGGAAATATTTACGGGATCCCACAATGGAACGATTGCTACCATTGCTCGTTCCCCGCAAAAATGTGGATTAATACTGAATGGCTTAACACATTAGATCTTGAGATGCCAACAACGCCGGAAGAATTAAAAGAAGTGTTTTTAGCGTTTAAAAATGAAGATCCGAACGGAAACGGGAAAGCCGACGAAATACCGGTCAGTGGACAAAACTTAGTCGGTGTGACGTATTTTATGAGTGCATTTGAGTACTACCATAGCGGTGAGATCCCCGTATTGTTAGAAGATGACAAAGTCTCCATTGCCGCACAAACAGACGGCTGGCGTGAAGGGCTTGCTTATATGAAAGAGCTTTATGACTTAGGGTTAATTGATCCAGGGATGTTTACGCAAAATGTCGATGCGCTTATCCAAATTGGAAATAACGCAGAGGATATTATTTTAGGAGCAGGACCATGGATTCCCTCAGACTTTACTAATGATGAAGATCGACTTTACTCAGATATCTACCAGCCCCTTTCCCCATTAGAAGGTCCGCAAAGTTATACGACATATAAATTTCCAAGTACACCGGGGGCAACTTTTGTATTGACGAATAAAGCAAGTCAAGAAGCTCAAGTGAAAGCTATAAAAATGGTTGATCATATGTTTACAGTCGAAGGGATGCTGACAGCTCATTTTGGCCCAGAGGGTATAGGCTGGCGGAAGCCGCAAGAAGGGGACATTGCCTTGAATGAAGAGGTCGATCCGATCTATAAGCAGCTCCCTGAAAATCCGGGTGAAGAAAGGGAGCCTAACGTTAATTGGGGAGCGATGGGGCAGTATTGGCATTATCGCGGGTTACGAGATGCTGAAGTCCAAGGAACTGACATTTATTCGCCGGATGGGTATGAGCGCAGGTTGCAAGAAGCGACGCTGCTTTACGATGGATATCAACCGCCCGAGGACGAATTATTTCCGTATTGGAAGATATGGATTGATCCAAGCGTGGCCAATGAGCTGGCGATGTTAAAAACGAATATTGGTGATTATATTGAGCAAAACATGGTTCAATTTATCACAGGCGCTAAAAACCTCGACACTGAGTGGGAAACCTATGTTCAAGGGTTTGAGCAGCTGAATGCTCCACGATATTTAGAAATCATGCAAAATGCGTATATGATGCGTTAGAAAGGGGTCAATAAATTGCCTGTCTAGAGCCTGGGCAAGACTTATTAAACAAAAGGAGCGTCAATCATGAGTAGAAATTCGGGAATAAAAATGTGGCTGCTGAGAAGCACGATTTTATTCATTATCATTTTAGGAGCATGTACGAATGAAGCGTCGATTGAAGAAAATACTTCTTCTGACAGTGAAGAGGCTGGACCAGTACAGCTTAGTGTTTTTGCGCCCCAAGGACCCGAAGATGATTTAGAAACGAATGAGATTTCTACTTTGATGGAAGAAAAGTTTAATATCGATTTTACTTGGGAGACGACCACATACGATTCGAGTTCAGCAAATGAAAAGCGCCAAATCTCTTTAGCAAGTGGGGATTATCCAGACGCCTACATGTTGATTCCTTGGGTAGATCATTTTTCTAAGGATGAACTTTTAAAATACGGGCAACAAGGAGTACTTATCCCATTAAACGAACTGATTGAAGAACATGCACCGAACATTCAAAAAGCGTTTGAAGAGGAGCCTGAGTTTAAAGCAATGGCGACCGCTCCAGATGGCCAGATTTATGGAATACCACAATGGAATGACTGCTATCATTGTACGTTCCCTGATAAATTGTGGATAAACACGGAGTGGCTCGATACTCTTAATCTAGAGATGCCTACGACTCCAGAAGAGTTAAAAGAAGTATTTATAGCGTTTAAAAATGATGATCCAAACGGCAACGGTAAAGCAGATGAGATTCCACTCAGTGGTTCGAATTTAGATGCTGTCACATACATGATGAATGCCTTTGAATATTATCATAGCGATGGGATCCCGTTGCTTTTAAACGATGGCGACATATCGATCGCAGCTAAAACGGAAGGCTGGCGTGCAGGGTTATCATACATGGCTGAGCTTTATGAGCTAGGATTAATTGATCCGGGGATGTTTACGCAAAATGGTGATGCGCTCATTCAGATTGGCAACAATGCCGAGGCGATGATTCTTGGCGCTGGTCCAGGCTTTCCTTCAATCTTCACCAATGATGAGGAACGACTTTATTCAGACATTTATGAGCCTATTCCACCATTAGAAGGTCAGGAAAGTTACGCCACATATTCATTTTCAAGTCAACCGGGAGCGGCTTTTGTATTGACGAATAAGGCGAGCGAAGCAGCTCAAGTGGCGGCGGTCAAAATGGTTGATCATTTGTTTACGATTGATGGGATGCTGACAGCGCATTTTGGTCCAGAGGGCATAGGCTGGAGGAAGCCGAAAGAAGGGGACATCGCTTTAAATGAACAGGTCGATCCGATTTATAAGCAGCTCCCTGAAAATCCAGGTGAAGAGAAGGAACCTAACGTGAGCTGGGGTGCTATGGGTCAATATTGGCATTATCGGGGATTAAGAGATGCAGAGGTTCAAGGCACGGACATTTATTCAAGGTCAGGGTATGAACGGCGATTACAGGAGGCGACGTTGTTATATGATGGTCACCAACCATCTGAGAACGAGTTGTTTCCGTATTGGAAAGTGTGGATTGACCCTAGCGTTGCCACTGAATTGGCGATGTTAAAAACAAATATTGCCGATTACATTGAGCAAAACATGGTGCAGTTCATCAGTGGTGCGAAAGACATTGATTCGGAGTGGGATGCATACATTCAAGGCTTTGATCAAATGAACGAGTCAAGATATTTAGAAATGATGCAAGACGCATATGATGAGGTAGCAAAGTAAATAAAGTCGCATGAACAATTTGACTTGGAAACAGATGTTATTTGGTGTAAAAGTCAGAAGGCTAATTAGGTCAAAGTTCAACTAGATAAACGGAAAATAAGGAAGTGTAAGGATATGAAGATGAATCAGCAGGGAGCATCAATTTTACTTTTAGTCATGACCCTACTGGTATTAGCTGCATGCGGTAATAACCCATCGACGAATGAGGCGGAAATGACAGATGATGGGCGGGTCAAATTAACAGTATTTAGTCCTCAAGGACCGGAAGTTGATTTAAAAACGAACCCAGTAACTGAATATATGGAAGAGCAGTTTAATCTTGATTTTGCATGGCAAACGACAACGTATGATGCAGGGGCGGCTAGTGAAAAGCGACAAATATCTTTAGCCAGCGGGGATTTTCCTGATGCTTATATGCTCATCCCATGGATCGATGATTTCTCTCAGGCAGAGCTTTTAAAATATGGGAATCAAGGTGTTTTGTTGCCACTAAATGATTTGATAGAAGAGCATGCGCCTAACTTACAAAAAGCGTTTGAGCAAGAACCGGACTTTAAAGCGATGGCAACGGCACCAGACGGAAATATCTACGGAATTCCTCACTGGAACGATTGTTATCATTGCTCCTATCCTGTGAAAATGTTTATTAATACAGAGTGGCTTGATGCACTTGGACTTGACATGCCTCAGACGACAGAGGAATTTAGAGACGTGCTTATCGCGTTTAAGAATGAAGATCCAAATGGCAACGGCAAACAAGATGAGGTGCCGATCAGTGGTTCAAATTTAGGACCAGTCCAATATATGATGAACGCTTTTGAATATTATTCGAGTGATGATGTTCCGATGTTGCTAGAAGATGATCAAGTGTCTATCGCTGCTGTCACCGATGATTGGCGGGAAGGGCTGCGCTATATTAATGAACTTTACGAACTTGGGTTAATTGATCCGGGAACTTTTACACAAAATGGTGATGCGTTAATCTCTTTAGGAAATAATGCGGAAGCGAACATCCTTGGTGTAGGTTACGGTCTGCCGAACAGCTATACAAATGACGAAGACCGACTGTACTCAGATATGTATCAAGTCATGGAGCCTTTAAAAGGACCAGAGCAATACACAACATATACGTTTCCAAGCCAGCCAGGTGCGTCTTTTGTCTTAACGAAGAACGCGAGTGAGGAAGCTCAAGTAGCTGCAATAAAAATGATT includes:
- a CDS encoding extracellular solute-binding protein, yielding MTTWWQMRPKILILLVVLGLFILQGCSDNATSEEAQTTEDGPVKLSIFAPQGPESDLQTNENTLLMEDKFNLDITWETTTYDSGAASEKRQISLASGDYPDAYMLIPWVDQFSQDELIKYGNQGVLLPLNDLIEEHAPNIQKAFEEEPDLKAMATAPDGNIYGIPQWNDCYHCSFPAKMWINTEWLNTLDLEMPTTPEELKEVFLAFKNEDPNGNGKADEIPVSGQNLVGVTYFMSAFEYYHSGEIPVLLEDDKVSIAAQTDGWREGLAYMKELYDLGLIDPGMFTQNVDALIQIGNNAEDIILGAGPWIPSDFTNDEDRLYSDIYQPLSPLEGPQSYTTYKFPSTPGATFVLTNKASQEAQVKAIKMVDHMFTVEGMLTAHFGPEGIGWRKPQEGDIALNEEVDPIYKQLPENPGEEREPNVNWGAMGQYWHYRGLRDAEVQGTDIYSPDGYERRLQEATLLYDGYQPPEDELFPYWKIWIDPSVANELAMLKTNIGDYIEQNMVQFITGAKNLDTEWETYVQGFEQLNAPRYLEIMQNAYMMR
- a CDS encoding ABC transporter permease; this translates as MLVLPPVLYFLIFKYIPMFGAIIAFKDYNVVQGALGSPWAGTKHFELFFNNPQAWTLIKNTFLLSLYGVLVNFPLPILLAIGLNEVRSKMFKRSVQMITYAPYFISTVIIVSMMMLLLAPRLGILNNLLGLFGLEAINFLGNADLFRSIFVWSDAWQNTGYAAIIYLAALAGINPALYEAAKVDGASRIQKIINIDLPGILPAASVILILSVGNLMAIGFEKVYLLQNPLNLETSEVLATYVYKIGLLNANFSFATAVGLFNSVVNLALLVAVNFLARRVTGNSLW
- a CDS encoding amino acid ABC transporter permease; this translates as MEHIHWERLFDPNVAVEALPYIIQGLGYTLLISIISMVLGLFLGLFLALMRTSKRKLLRWPARMYISFMRGVPILVILFILYFGFPVIGIQFTAVVAAIIGFSINSAAYIAEINRSALSSIDEGQWEAARALNFSYWQTLFYIILPQATRVAIPPLTNVLLDLTKASSLAAMITVPELLHRARIFGAKEFDFMTSLIVVALIYWGICSLMSVLQEYLERRYSTYLN
- a CDS encoding transporter substrate-binding domain-containing protein → MKSVFVSLAVLLTLFALTACSVVTEESSALDSIKERGTLKVATSGTLYPASYHDDTDGLTGYEVEVVREVASRLDVEVEFTEMGFAGMLSAVENSTVDMAANDIAITDERKEKFSFSHPIKYSYGGAVVRKDDLSRIKTFEDLQGKKAAGAATTIYMDLAEQYGAEPVTYDNATNEEYLRDVSNGRTDIILNDYYLQRLAVKNYPDFNITVHPDLFYMPNDQAIIMKKDNNKLIEEVNGALEDMKDDGTITALSKKFFDGADVSEPPNIDFE
- a CDS encoding extracellular solute-binding protein; its protein translation is MKMNQQGASILLLVMTLLVLAACGNNPSTNEAEMTDDGRVKLTVFSPQGPEVDLKTNPVTEYMEEQFNLDFAWQTTTYDAGAASEKRQISLASGDFPDAYMLIPWIDDFSQAELLKYGNQGVLLPLNDLIEEHAPNLQKAFEQEPDFKAMATAPDGNIYGIPHWNDCYHCSYPVKMFINTEWLDALGLDMPQTTEEFRDVLIAFKNEDPNGNGKQDEVPISGSNLGPVQYMMNAFEYYSSDDVPMLLEDDQVSIAAVTDDWREGLRYINELYELGLIDPGTFTQNGDALISLGNNAEANILGVGYGLPNSYTNDEDRLYSDMYQVMEPLKGPEQYTTYTFPSQPGASFVLTKNASEEAQVAAIKMIDHMFTIDGMLTSHFGPEGVGWRQPKEGDIALNEEVEPIYKTLPDDPNEERPSNISWGAMGQFWHFRGLRDAEVQGTDIYSRTGFERRLQEATLLYDGFEPSEDKIYPYWKVWIDPNVANELAMLKTNMIDYIEQNTVQFITGAKNIETEWDSYVQGLEQLNATRYLEIMQNAYDEVK
- a CDS encoding carbohydrate ABC transporter permease; translation: MQAARSQRVKESASDRVFLIIVYTILSIVALSILYPLIYIVSSSLSSPLAVTSGRVWLWPVEFSLEGYQAVLGSSKVVLGYANSLFYTVFGTLIAVTLTVLIAYPLSRRSFFGRTFLMFFILFTMLFTGGLIPEYLVVQNLGMVDTRWALLIPKAIAVWQVIIARTFFQTSIPEELVEASEMDGCSDIRFLWSVVLPLAKPIIAVLVLMYAIMQWNSYFDALIYLKSEALYPLQLVLRNILILNTDSSSLMDASEMMERQRLAELMKYSLIVVASLPVLMIYPFVQKYFMKGMLIGSVKG
- a CDS encoding extracellular solute-binding protein, which produces MSRNSGIKMWLLRSTILFIIILGACTNEASIEENTSSDSEEAGPVQLSVFAPQGPEDDLETNEISTLMEEKFNIDFTWETTTYDSSSANEKRQISLASGDYPDAYMLIPWVDHFSKDELLKYGQQGVLIPLNELIEEHAPNIQKAFEEEPEFKAMATAPDGQIYGIPQWNDCYHCTFPDKLWINTEWLDTLNLEMPTTPEELKEVFIAFKNDDPNGNGKADEIPLSGSNLDAVTYMMNAFEYYHSDGIPLLLNDGDISIAAKTEGWRAGLSYMAELYELGLIDPGMFTQNGDALIQIGNNAEAMILGAGPGFPSIFTNDEERLYSDIYEPIPPLEGQESYATYSFSSQPGAAFVLTNKASEAAQVAAVKMVDHLFTIDGMLTAHFGPEGIGWRKPKEGDIALNEQVDPIYKQLPENPGEEKEPNVSWGAMGQYWHYRGLRDAEVQGTDIYSRSGYERRLQEATLLYDGHQPSENELFPYWKVWIDPSVATELAMLKTNIADYIEQNMVQFISGAKDIDSEWDAYIQGFDQMNESRYLEMMQDAYDEVAK
- a CDS encoding extracellular solute-binding protein; the protein is MALSFKKIGVLLFFVLILTACGNEGSTNEAATTEGGKVKLSVFAPQGAETDLETNLISKKMEEEFNIDFTWQTTTYDAGAASEKRQISLASGDYPDAYMLIPWVDQFSQDELLKYGQQGVLVPLNDLIEEHAPNLQKAFEQEPDFKAMATSPDGNIYGLPQWNDCFHCTYPEKMWVNTEWLDTLGLEMPTTPEELKEVMIAFKNEDPNGNGKADEIPLSGYVDQLPVRYLMNAFEYYHSKVEPPLLLKDGKVSFAVTTDGWKDGLKYMAELYELGLIDPGTFTQNADALVQLGNNAEANILGLGNGAHPAIFTNDEDRLHADIYQPLPPLKGSKNYATYEFPSKPGATFVLTNNSSEEARVAAIKMIDSIFTVEGMLNTHFGQEGTGWRKAKEGDVALNENVEPIFKNLTENPDEEAVKNAAWGSLGQYWHFRGLRDADAQGTDIYDSTGYERRLQEATLLYEGNEPPEGELFPYWKLWIEPSVANELAMLKTNIIDYIDQNMVQFITGAKDIDADWDSYVKGLEQLNSSRYLEIMQSAYDQLEEGS